In Streptomyces sp. NBC_01551, one DNA window encodes the following:
- a CDS encoding chorismate mutase, which produces MSVTTTPEQLIAGSRERIDAIDDRIIGLIQERMAVSTVIQEARISSGGRRVHLSREMEVLSHWSEALGKPGTTLAMTLLELCRGRV; this is translated from the coding sequence ATGAGCGTCACCACCACCCCCGAGCAGCTGATCGCCGGTTCCCGCGAGCGCATCGACGCGATCGACGACCGCATCATCGGCCTGATCCAGGAGCGGATGGCCGTGTCGACGGTCATCCAGGAGGCCCGGATCTCCTCCGGCGGCCGCCGGGTGCACCTCTCGCGCGAGATGGAGGTGCTCTCGCATTGGAGCGAAGCCCTGGGCAAGCCCGGCACCACGCTGGCGATGACGCTGCTGGAGCTGTGCCGCGGCCGGGTGTGA
- a CDS encoding class II aldolase/adducin family protein, whose product MAERPVPVPVERLGFEMPPVFATAAEERADRKERLAGALRLLGRLGYEDGVAGHVSARDPEFEDCYWVNPFGRSFAGLTPGDLLLVDGDGRVLQGERRVNELAFAVHAAVHRERPSVVAVVRTQAPYGSALAALGDLLAPVTHEACAFYEDHALLDAYTGPEDARAIGRALGPYKALILRHHGLLTVGDSVDAATWWFIAAERAARVQLTARAAGKPQLIDHRAALATRERFGSDLAAWVNYQPLRQSVAAEVASTS is encoded by the coding sequence ATGGCCGAGCGACCCGTACCCGTGCCCGTGGAGCGGCTTGGCTTCGAGATGCCGCCGGTGTTCGCCACCGCCGCCGAGGAGCGCGCGGACCGCAAGGAGCGGCTGGCCGGGGCGCTGCGGCTGCTGGGGCGCCTCGGGTACGAGGACGGGGTCGCCGGGCACGTCAGCGCGCGGGACCCGGAGTTCGAGGACTGCTACTGGGTGAACCCCTTCGGGCGGTCCTTCGCCGGCCTGACCCCCGGGGACCTGCTGCTCGTCGACGGGGACGGGCGGGTGCTCCAGGGGGAGCGCCGGGTCAACGAGCTGGCCTTCGCCGTGCACGCGGCCGTGCACCGGGAGCGCCCCTCGGTCGTGGCGGTGGTGCGCACGCAGGCCCCGTACGGCAGCGCGCTGGCCGCCCTCGGCGACCTGCTGGCCCCCGTCACCCACGAGGCCTGCGCCTTCTACGAGGACCACGCCCTGCTGGACGCGTACACGGGCCCCGAGGACGCCCGCGCGATCGGCCGCGCCCTCGGCCCGTACAAGGCGCTGATCCTGCGCCACCACGGGCTGCTGACCGTCGGGGACTCGGTGGACGCCGCCACCTGGTGGTTCATCGCGGCGGAGCGGGCGGCCCGGGTGCAGCTGACCGCCCGCGCGGCCGGGAAACCGCAGCTCATCGACCACCGGGCGGCGCTCGCCACCCGCGAGCGGTTCGGCTCGGACCTGGCGGCCTGGGTGAACTACCAGCCCCTGCGCCAGAGCGTCGCCGCGGAGGTGGCGTCAACATCATGA
- a CDS encoding GMC oxidoreductase — MSDNTDEYAYDYDVIVIGSGFGGSVSALRLTEKGYRVGVLEAGRRFTRESLPKNSWDLRNYLWAPALGLYGIQRIHLLGNVMVLAGAGVGGGSLNYANTLYVPPAAFFEDRQWAAITDWREELAPYYEQAKRMLGVRLNPTLTPSDVHLKAAAEKMGVGDSFHMAPVGVFFGDGQDGQDGQDGAGQPKVRAGEEVPDPYFGGAGPARKACTECGECMTGCRHGAKNTLNENYLHLAERAGAVIHPMTTVTALSDHPDGGYRVRTVPTDHRRSGKAKVLRARYVVLAAGTYGTQTLLHTMKDRGELPRLSGRLGELTRTNSEGLVGAQTDDRRYRRRHGDGPGKERRADFTKGVAITSSVHPNADTHIEPVRYGKGSNAMGFMTILQVPYTRRRVRAWFARTATHPVQLMRSLSNRRWSERTIIGLVMQSLDNSLTTYRKPGGLGKGLLTARQGHGAPNPVQIKEATEAATLLAEEINGFPGSNIGELMGTPLTAHFLGGCPIGASPEEGVVDPYHRLYGHPGISVVDGSAVSANLGVNPSLTITAQAERAMSYWPNNGERDPRPEQGGAYVRLAAVEPVRPAVPKEAFGALRLPFLAVPELPPRKTEAEL; from the coding sequence GTGTCGGACAACACCGACGAGTACGCGTACGACTACGACGTGATCGTCATCGGATCGGGCTTCGGAGGGTCGGTCTCGGCGCTGCGGCTCACCGAGAAGGGCTACCGGGTCGGCGTCCTGGAGGCAGGGCGCCGCTTCACCCGCGAGAGCCTGCCGAAGAACAGCTGGGACCTGCGCAACTACCTGTGGGCCCCGGCCCTCGGCCTGTACGGGATCCAGCGGATCCACCTGCTCGGCAACGTGATGGTGCTCGCGGGCGCCGGCGTGGGCGGCGGCTCGCTCAACTACGCCAACACCCTGTACGTGCCGCCCGCCGCCTTCTTCGAGGACCGGCAGTGGGCGGCCATCACCGACTGGCGCGAGGAACTCGCCCCGTACTACGAGCAGGCCAAGCGGATGCTCGGCGTCCGGCTCAACCCGACGCTGACCCCGTCCGACGTCCACCTGAAGGCCGCCGCCGAGAAGATGGGCGTCGGGGACTCCTTCCACATGGCCCCGGTCGGCGTGTTCTTCGGGGACGGCCAGGACGGCCAGGACGGCCAGGACGGCGCGGGACAGCCGAAGGTCCGGGCGGGCGAGGAGGTCCCCGACCCCTACTTCGGCGGCGCCGGGCCCGCGCGCAAGGCCTGCACCGAGTGCGGCGAGTGCATGACCGGCTGCCGGCACGGAGCGAAGAACACCCTGAACGAGAACTACCTGCACCTCGCCGAGCGGGCGGGCGCCGTCATCCACCCCATGACCACGGTCACCGCCCTGTCCGACCACCCGGACGGCGGCTACCGGGTCCGCACCGTCCCCACCGACCACCGCCGGTCCGGCAAGGCGAAGGTGCTGCGCGCCCGGTACGTGGTCCTCGCGGCCGGTACGTACGGCACCCAGACCCTCCTGCACACGATGAAGGACCGCGGCGAGCTGCCCCGCCTCTCCGGCCGGCTCGGCGAGCTCACCCGCACCAACTCGGAGGGCCTGGTCGGCGCGCAGACCGACGACCGCCGCTACCGCAGGCGGCACGGCGACGGCCCCGGCAAGGAGCGTCGGGCCGACTTCACCAAGGGCGTGGCGATCACCTCGTCCGTGCACCCCAACGCCGACACCCACATCGAGCCCGTCCGCTACGGCAAGGGCTCCAACGCCATGGGGTTCATGACGATCCTCCAGGTCCCCTACACCCGGCGCCGGGTCCGGGCCTGGTTCGCCCGGACCGCCACGCACCCGGTGCAGCTGATGCGCTCGCTGTCCAACCGGCGCTGGTCGGAGCGGACCATCATCGGCCTGGTCATGCAGTCGCTGGACAACTCGCTGACCACGTACCGCAAGCCGGGCGGCCTCGGGAAGGGCCTGCTCACCGCCCGCCAGGGCCACGGCGCCCCGAACCCGGTGCAGATCAAGGAGGCCACCGAGGCCGCCACGCTGCTGGCCGAGGAGATCAACGGCTTCCCGGGCAGCAACATCGGCGAGCTGATGGGCACCCCGCTGACGGCGCACTTCCTCGGCGGCTGCCCGATCGGCGCCTCGCCCGAGGAGGGCGTCGTGGACCCGTACCACCGGCTGTACGGGCACCCGGGCATCTCGGTCGTGGACGGTTCGGCGGTCTCCGCGAACCTCGGGGTCAACCCGTCGCTGACGATCACGGCGCAGGCCGAGCGGGCCATGTCGTACTGGCCGAACAACGGCGAGCGGGACCCGCGGCCGGAGCAGGGCGGGGCCTACGTCCGCCTCGCGGCGGTGGAACCGGTCCGTCCGGCCGTCCCCAAGGAGGCGTTCGGCGCGCTGAGGCTGCCGTTCCTGGCGGTCCCGGAACTTCCCCCGCGGAAAACGGAAGCGGAGCTCTGA
- a CDS encoding succinic semialdehyde dehydrogenase, with protein MTDSQAPAAPDRAVPEPTNPVAPAPAGARTAADVVTPALVARLTRGVTGSGRTANHTPFTGEKLADLPEATPEDVAAAFEKARAAQPGWAAVPVRKRAAVLLRFHDLVLSRQAEVLDLIQLETGKARLHAHEEVQAVAVAARHYGRKAPGYLRPKGHTGAIPTLTKVTELRQPRGVVGQIAPWNYPLELSVGDALPAFVSGNAVVMKPDTETALTALWARDLLIEAGLPAEVFQVVLGEGPVVGPEVVRHADYVSFTGSTRTGREVAQGAAARLVGVTLELGGKNAMLVLRDADIEKAAAGAVRACFSSAGQLCISIERLYVHASIADEFTARFAARTRAMRLGASLAYGADMGSLVGERQLETVQRHVDEAVAKGATLVAGGVARPDIGPLFYEPTILDGVEAPMAVCGEETFGPVVSIYRFTDEDEVIAQANATAYGLNSSVWTKDARRGHAVAARLRTGTVNINEGYAPAYGSAQAPMGGMKDSGLGRRHGSEGILKYTEAQTVAHQRLLPMAPSLGMDDEKYAAFMTRSLKVMKTLRFR; from the coding sequence ATGACGGACTCGCAGGCCCCCGCCGCCCCCGACCGCGCCGTACCGGAGCCCACCAACCCGGTCGCCCCCGCCCCGGCAGGGGCCCGTACCGCCGCCGACGTGGTGACCCCCGCGCTGGTCGCCCGGCTGACCCGCGGGGTCACCGGCTCCGGGCGCACCGCCAACCACACCCCCTTCACCGGGGAGAAGCTGGCGGACCTGCCCGAGGCCACCCCCGAGGACGTGGCCGCGGCCTTCGAGAAGGCCCGCGCCGCCCAGCCCGGCTGGGCCGCCGTCCCCGTGCGCAAGCGGGCCGCCGTCCTGCTCCGCTTCCACGACCTGGTGCTGTCCCGGCAGGCCGAGGTCCTCGACCTCATCCAGCTGGAGACCGGCAAGGCCCGGCTGCACGCCCACGAAGAGGTCCAGGCCGTCGCCGTCGCCGCCCGCCACTACGGCCGCAAGGCCCCCGGCTACCTGCGCCCCAAGGGCCACACGGGCGCCATCCCGACCCTGACCAAGGTCACCGAGCTGCGCCAGCCGCGCGGCGTCGTCGGGCAGATCGCCCCCTGGAACTACCCCCTCGAACTCTCCGTCGGCGACGCCCTGCCCGCCTTCGTCTCCGGCAACGCCGTCGTCATGAAGCCCGACACCGAGACCGCGCTCACCGCCCTGTGGGCCCGTGACCTGCTGATCGAGGCCGGGCTGCCCGCCGAGGTGTTCCAGGTCGTGCTCGGCGAGGGCCCGGTCGTCGGCCCCGAGGTGGTCCGCCACGCCGACTACGTCTCCTTCACCGGCTCCACCCGTACCGGCCGCGAGGTCGCCCAGGGCGCCGCCGCCCGCCTCGTCGGGGTCACCCTCGAACTCGGCGGCAAGAACGCCATGCTCGTGCTGCGCGACGCCGACATCGAGAAGGCCGCCGCGGGCGCCGTCCGCGCCTGCTTCTCCTCCGCCGGCCAGTTGTGCATCTCCATAGAGCGGCTCTACGTCCACGCCTCGATCGCCGACGAGTTCACCGCCCGCTTCGCCGCCCGGACCAGGGCCATGCGGCTGGGCGCCTCCCTCGCGTACGGCGCGGACATGGGCTCGCTCGTCGGCGAGCGCCAGCTGGAGACCGTACAGCGGCACGTGGACGAGGCCGTCGCCAAGGGCGCGACCCTCGTCGCGGGCGGCGTGGCCCGCCCCGACATCGGCCCGCTGTTCTACGAGCCCACCATCCTCGACGGCGTCGAGGCGCCCATGGCGGTGTGCGGCGAGGAGACCTTCGGCCCCGTCGTCTCCATCTACCGCTTCACCGACGAGGACGAGGTCATCGCGCAGGCCAACGCCACCGCGTACGGGCTCAACTCCAGCGTCTGGACCAAGGACGCCCGCCGCGGCCACGCCGTCGCCGCCCGGCTGCGCACCGGCACCGTCAACATCAACGAGGGCTACGCCCCCGCCTACGGCAGCGCCCAGGCGCCCATGGGCGGCATGAAGGACTCCGGCCTCGGCCGCCGGCACGGCTCCGAGGGCATCCTCAAGTACACCGAGGCCCAGACCGTCGCCCACCAGCGGCTGCTCCCGATGGCGCCCTCGCTCGGCATGGACGACGAGAAGTACGCGGCGTTCATGACCCGCAGCCTCAAGGTCATGAAGACGCTCCGATTCCGCTAG
- the guaA gene encoding glutamine-hydrolyzing GMP synthase codes for MPEATSATHDSAPDTVLVVDFGAQYAQLIARRVREARVYSEIVPSTMPVAEMLAKNPKAIILSGGPSSVYEEGAPQLDRAIFEAGVPVFGMCYGFQLMAVTLGGTVDNTGAREYGRTPLAVSKPGSTLFEGTPENQSVWMSHGDACSAAPEGFTVTASTNVVPVAAFENDEKKLYGVQYHPEVMHSTHGQQVLEHFLYRGAGLKPTWTTGNIVEEQVAAIREQVGDKRAICGLSGGVDSAVAAALVQKAIGSQLTCVYVDHGLMRKGETEQVEKDFVAATGVQLKVVDAQERFLNALAGVSDPETKRKIIGREFIRVFEQAQLEILQEDGPAVAFLVQGTLYPDVVESGGGTGTANIKSHHNVGGLPDDIEFELVEPLRQLFKDEVRMVGQELGLPDEIVQRQPFPGPGLGIRIVGEVTKERLDLLREADAIARHELTAAGLDREIWQCPVVLLADVRSVGVQGDGRTYGHPIVLRPVSSEDAMTADWTRMPYEVLARISTRITNEVPDVNRVVLDCTSKPPGTIEWE; via the coding sequence GTGCCAGAAGCCACCTCCGCCACCCACGACAGCGCCCCGGACACGGTTCTCGTCGTCGACTTCGGCGCCCAGTACGCCCAGCTCATCGCCCGCCGCGTCCGCGAGGCACGGGTCTACAGCGAGATCGTGCCCAGCACCATGCCCGTGGCCGAGATGCTGGCCAAGAACCCCAAGGCGATCATCCTCTCCGGCGGCCCGTCCTCCGTGTACGAAGAGGGCGCCCCGCAGCTGGACCGTGCGATCTTCGAGGCCGGCGTCCCCGTCTTCGGCATGTGCTACGGCTTCCAGCTGATGGCGGTCACCCTCGGCGGCACCGTCGACAACACCGGCGCCCGCGAGTACGGCCGCACCCCGCTGGCCGTCTCCAAGCCCGGCTCCACCCTGTTCGAGGGCACCCCCGAGAACCAGTCGGTGTGGATGTCCCACGGCGACGCCTGCTCCGCCGCACCCGAGGGCTTCACCGTCACCGCGTCGACCAACGTCGTCCCGGTCGCGGCCTTCGAGAACGACGAGAAGAAGCTGTACGGGGTCCAGTACCACCCCGAGGTCATGCACTCCACGCACGGCCAGCAGGTCCTGGAGCACTTCCTCTACCGCGGCGCCGGCCTCAAGCCGACCTGGACCACCGGCAACATCGTCGAGGAGCAGGTCGCGGCCATCCGCGAGCAGGTCGGCGACAAGCGCGCCATCTGCGGCCTCTCCGGCGGCGTGGACTCCGCGGTCGCCGCGGCCCTCGTCCAGAAGGCCATCGGCTCCCAGCTGACCTGCGTGTACGTCGACCACGGCCTGATGCGCAAGGGCGAGACCGAGCAGGTCGAGAAGGACTTCGTCGCCGCCACCGGCGTGCAGCTGAAGGTCGTCGACGCCCAGGAGCGCTTCCTGAACGCGCTCGCCGGCGTCTCCGACCCGGAGACCAAGCGGAAGATCATCGGCCGCGAGTTCATCCGCGTCTTCGAGCAGGCCCAGCTGGAGATCCTCCAGGAGGACGGCCCGGCGGTGGCCTTCCTCGTCCAGGGCACCCTGTACCCGGACGTCGTCGAGTCCGGCGGCGGCACCGGCACCGCGAACATCAAGTCCCACCACAACGTCGGCGGCCTCCCCGACGACATCGAGTTCGAGCTCGTCGAGCCGCTGCGCCAGCTGTTCAAGGACGAGGTCCGGATGGTCGGCCAGGAGCTCGGCCTGCCCGACGAGATCGTCCAGCGCCAGCCCTTCCCGGGCCCCGGCCTCGGCATCCGCATCGTCGGCGAGGTCACCAAGGAGCGCCTGGACCTGCTCCGCGAGGCCGACGCCATCGCCCGCCACGAGCTCACCGCGGCCGGCCTGGACCGCGAGATCTGGCAGTGCCCGGTCGTCCTGCTCGCGGACGTCCGCAGCGTCGGCGTCCAGGGCGACGGCCGCACCTACGGCCACCCGATCGTGCTGCGCCCCGTCTCGTCCGAGGACGCGATGACCGCCGACTGGACGCGCATGCCGTACGAGGTGCTCGCGCGGATCTCGACCCGCATCACCAACGAGGTGCCGGACGTGAACCGCGTGGTCCTGGACTGCACGAGCAAGCCGCCGGGCACCATCGAGTGGGAGTGA
- a CDS encoding ATP-binding protein, protein MPAAAAPRTPHAQAPPETAETPQRKLYRSADGRMLGGVARGLAGHLGLPVIWVRLAFLGLFMWGDGLGVLLYAAFWVFVPLGIGGRSGHRSFFDTLPDGTRRLRKPERGQITALIALCVGVGIFAAKVQAGGAGGRYVWPTLLVGAGVVLVWRQADNARRAHWGAVAGRNARLLQAARGLAGVALVGVGLTVFIVVRGSAAQLGNVLTATLAVLVGVALLAGPWLIRMTQDLSEERLMRIRAQERAEVAAHVHDSVLHTLTLILRNAEDVGEVRRLARAQERELRNWLYKPEGTGKDEAEEPATLAEAVKKTAAEVEDHHGVQIEVVVVGDCPLDDGLSAQLQAAREAMVNAAKYGGESGPVQVYAEVEGQTVFVSVRDRGPGFDLDAVPDDRMGVRESIIGRMQRNGGTARLRSAPGGGTEVELEMERAANAA, encoded by the coding sequence ATGCCCGCAGCAGCCGCCCCCCGTACCCCGCACGCACAGGCCCCACCGGAAACCGCCGAGACCCCGCAGCGCAAGCTCTACCGCAGCGCCGACGGCCGGATGCTCGGCGGCGTCGCGCGCGGCCTCGCCGGGCACCTCGGGCTGCCCGTCATCTGGGTCCGGCTCGCCTTCCTCGGCCTCTTCATGTGGGGCGACGGCCTCGGCGTGCTGCTCTACGCCGCGTTCTGGGTCTTCGTACCGCTCGGCATCGGCGGCCGCAGCGGCCACCGCTCCTTCTTCGACACCCTCCCCGACGGCACCCGGCGGCTGCGCAAACCCGAGCGGGGCCAGATCACCGCGCTGATCGCCCTGTGCGTCGGCGTCGGGATCTTCGCCGCCAAGGTGCAGGCCGGCGGCGCGGGCGGCCGCTACGTCTGGCCGACGCTGCTGGTCGGAGCCGGTGTCGTGCTCGTGTGGCGGCAGGCCGACAACGCCCGCCGCGCCCACTGGGGCGCCGTCGCCGGACGCAACGCGCGGCTCCTCCAGGCGGCCCGGGGCCTGGCGGGGGTCGCCCTCGTCGGCGTCGGCCTGACCGTGTTCATCGTCGTACGGGGCTCCGCCGCCCAGCTCGGCAACGTCCTCACCGCCACCCTCGCCGTCCTCGTCGGCGTCGCCCTGCTCGCCGGACCCTGGCTGATCCGGATGACACAGGACCTCTCCGAGGAACGCCTCATGCGCATCCGCGCCCAGGAACGCGCCGAAGTCGCCGCCCACGTCCACGACTCCGTGCTGCACACGCTCACCCTGATCCTGCGCAACGCGGAGGACGTCGGCGAGGTGCGCCGGCTCGCGCGGGCCCAGGAACGCGAGCTGCGGAACTGGCTCTACAAGCCCGAGGGCACCGGCAAGGACGAGGCCGAGGAACCGGCCACCCTCGCCGAGGCCGTCAAGAAGACCGCCGCCGAGGTCGAGGACCACCACGGCGTCCAGATCGAGGTCGTCGTCGTCGGCGACTGCCCCCTCGACGACGGGCTGTCCGCGCAGCTGCAAGCCGCGCGCGAGGCAATGGTCAACGCCGCCAAGTACGGTGGCGAGAGCGGGCCCGTGCAGGTCTACGCCGAAGTCGAGGGACAGACGGTGTTCGTGTCCGTACGGGACCGCGGACCGGGCTTCGACCTCGACGCGGTACCCGACGACCGCATGGGCGTACGAGAATCGATCATCGGCCGGATGCAGCGCAACGGCGGGACCGCACGGCTGCGGTCCGCGCCCGGCGGCGGCACGGAAGTCGAGCTGGAGATGGAGAGGGCGGCGAACGCAGCATGA
- a CDS encoding PspC domain-containing protein: MTEVHDAPVDPGPPSTPDGRPPLRRAKRDKVLAGVCGGLGRYFDLDPVIFRIVLGVLAVTGGMGLIFYGFAWLLLPLEGEEDSEAKKLLTGRVEGTTLAAVFAALVGCALFLSMLDNGGLAVFSGLVIVAVGGGAYWSQRSRGAQAPQAPADPAAPRPAHSPAPPETQAPPAPGGPSWWRDPLVKDGTTGPVGASGYLWGPDDDAVPADAADAPAAPGRVRAPAVPRGGMGGRLFVLAVLAGAVATASVWQGSPLGHALEIGLASTLAVFGLGVLVSSVKGRTGFGTILLAMITAGLLAVAAALPREIGTDWRHVDWRPAAVQEVRPVYEAGTGLATLDLSRLDVPKGTTLKVRAGIDAGRLLVVVPREVTARADIDIRRLGDVQLPGDRGGDVRLRSGGEQRQVTLPPAAGTEAGGTIELHLEAGVGQVEVARAAS, encoded by the coding sequence ATGACCGAAGTGCACGACGCCCCGGTGGATCCGGGGCCCCCCTCGACACCCGACGGGCGACCGCCCCTGCGCCGCGCCAAGCGGGACAAGGTCCTCGCGGGCGTGTGCGGGGGCCTGGGCCGGTATTTCGACCTGGACCCGGTGATCTTCCGCATCGTGCTCGGTGTGCTGGCCGTCACCGGCGGCATGGGGCTGATCTTCTACGGCTTCGCCTGGCTGCTGCTGCCCCTGGAGGGCGAGGAGGACAGCGAGGCGAAGAAGCTGCTGACCGGCCGGGTGGAGGGCACCACCCTGGCGGCGGTGTTCGCGGCCCTGGTCGGCTGCGCGCTGTTCCTGTCGATGCTGGACAACGGCGGGCTGGCGGTGTTCTCCGGGCTGGTCATCGTGGCGGTCGGCGGCGGCGCGTACTGGTCGCAGCGCAGCCGCGGCGCCCAGGCCCCGCAGGCGCCGGCCGATCCGGCGGCGCCCCGCCCCGCGCACAGTCCGGCCCCGCCGGAGACGCAGGCGCCGCCCGCCCCCGGCGGCCCGTCGTGGTGGCGGGACCCGCTGGTCAAGGACGGCACCACCGGCCCGGTCGGCGCGAGCGGGTACCTGTGGGGCCCGGACGACGACGCGGTCCCGGCGGACGCGGCGGACGCCCCGGCGGCGCCGGGCCGGGTGCGCGCCCCTGCGGTGCCGCGGGGTGGCATGGGCGGCCGGCTGTTCGTCCTGGCGGTGCTGGCCGGCGCCGTCGCGACCGCCTCGGTGTGGCAGGGCAGCCCGCTGGGGCACGCTCTGGAGATCGGTCTCGCCTCCACGCTGGCCGTCTTCGGCCTGGGCGTGCTGGTCAGCTCGGTCAAGGGCCGCACCGGTTTCGGCACGATCCTGCTGGCGATGATCACCGCCGGGCTGCTGGCCGTGGCGGCCGCGCTGCCCCGCGAGATCGGCACCGACTGGCGGCACGTCGACTGGCGCCCGGCCGCGGTGCAGGAGGTGCGGCCCGTCTACGAGGCGGGCACCGGGCTCGCGACGCTCGACCTGAGCCGCCTGGACGTGCCGAAGGGCACCACCTTGAAGGTCCGGGCGGGCATCGACGCGGGCCGGCTCCTGGTGGTCGTGCCCCGGGAGGTCACCGCCCGGGCCGACATCGACATCCGCAGGCTGGGCGACGTACAGCTGCCCGGGGACCGGGGCGGGGACGTGCGCCTGCGCAGCGGGGGCGAACAGCGGCAGGTGACCCTGCCGCCCGCCGCCGGCACCGAGGCCGGCGGGACGATCGAGCTGCACCTCGAAGCGGGTGTGGGACAGGTGGAGGTGGCCCGTGCGGCGTCATGA
- a CDS encoding DoxX family protein, with product MTRTDVLSGLREQAPRHALLPLRIFLGVTFVYAGLDKLTDSAFLSADGPGSIGELMRGVRDTSAIPAMVDMALDAPVGFAVALAIGELLVGLGTLAGLLTRIAAVGGALISLSLWLTVSWAVAPYYYGNDLIYLMAWTPLILAGAPYLSLDALIRSRRSRRTA from the coding sequence GTGACCCGAACTGACGTACTTTCCGGGCTGAGAGAACAAGCCCCCAGGCACGCCCTCCTGCCGCTGCGGATCTTCCTCGGAGTGACCTTCGTCTACGCGGGTCTGGACAAGCTGACCGACTCCGCGTTCCTGTCCGCCGACGGCCCCGGCTCCATCGGCGAGCTGATGCGCGGGGTGCGCGACACCTCCGCGATCCCGGCCATGGTGGACATGGCCCTCGACGCACCCGTCGGCTTCGCCGTGGCCCTGGCCATCGGGGAGCTGCTGGTCGGCCTCGGCACCCTCGCCGGTCTGCTGACCCGGATCGCGGCCGTCGGCGGAGCGCTGATCTCGCTCAGCCTCTGGCTCACGGTCTCCTGGGCGGTCGCCCCGTACTACTACGGCAACGACCTGATCTACCTGATGGCCTGGACCCCGCTGATCCTCGCCGGGGCGCCCTACCTGTCGCTGGACGCGCTGATCCGGTCGCGCCGGTCCCGGCGCACCGCGTAG
- a CDS encoding peptidase, with product MRKRISLLAASGLVVLGLATAPAHAADPVFTLTGPAEAGLRPHPGPSGDVQKTTVEFRVGNTTGTVFDKRSTFTIDLSAFKGIADVTLNKGRSQGCTQTATAVTCVREGLYPRDSLVATLELGAAKDSKPGTSADLTMTGKTEGATFKPATTKVKVGGPDLVLEKAPLKARMNPGDTQGLPIVFANAGTESVSAVALEIGTSHGMELVEKYDNCSYDKTSDRTTTVCVLDGEFKPGAVYEVSGPLTLKAAPHAFRDDVSYAVSAAGKESAAGQQPGKNTGGKKLAVTERTAAKAAPRPGTGSVTGGGADLDPSDNRHEFDFEVKNTADLAADAVSLKGKAGDTVKADLGFRNKGPAWVSYAHEGTGVARTDIVIPKGATVTKVPAGCEGVEADGTGRKQNTGAPRYFCWTDSTLGEQEKVSYPFELRIEKVVEDAKGSVTVDGRAPGGIQAQGWDPNRANDKALFVINAKDGGATPKPTASTGTPSPKPSSSKSPSPSASANTATTGGTGAKANGNLASTGSSVGPVALGAAVLVAAGGLLFVAARRRGTGRA from the coding sequence ATGAGAAAGCGCATCTCTTTGCTGGCCGCGAGCGGCCTGGTGGTACTGGGTCTGGCCACCGCCCCCGCGCACGCCGCGGACCCCGTCTTCACCCTCACAGGCCCGGCCGAGGCCGGTCTGCGTCCGCACCCCGGACCGAGCGGTGACGTACAGAAGACCACCGTCGAATTCCGTGTCGGCAACACCACCGGCACGGTCTTCGACAAGCGGAGCACCTTCACGATCGACCTGAGCGCCTTCAAGGGCATCGCCGACGTGACGCTCAACAAGGGCCGCAGCCAGGGCTGCACGCAGACCGCCACCGCGGTGACCTGCGTACGGGAAGGGCTCTACCCGCGCGACAGCCTCGTCGCGACCCTGGAACTCGGCGCCGCCAAGGACAGCAAGCCCGGCACGAGCGCCGATCTGACCATGACCGGCAAGACCGAGGGCGCCACCTTCAAGCCGGCCACCACCAAGGTCAAGGTCGGCGGCCCCGACCTGGTGCTGGAGAAGGCCCCGCTCAAGGCGAGGATGAACCCGGGCGACACCCAGGGCCTGCCGATCGTCTTCGCCAACGCGGGCACCGAGTCCGTGAGCGCGGTGGCGCTGGAGATCGGCACCTCGCACGGCATGGAGCTGGTCGAGAAGTACGACAACTGCTCCTACGACAAGACGTCCGACCGGACCACCACGGTGTGCGTCCTCGACGGGGAGTTCAAGCCGGGCGCGGTCTACGAGGTCTCCGGCCCGCTGACCCTCAAGGCCGCCCCGCACGCCTTCCGCGACGACGTCAGCTACGCCGTGTCCGCGGCCGGCAAGGAGTCGGCGGCCGGGCAGCAGCCGGGCAAGAACACCGGCGGCAAGAAGCTGGCGGTGACGGAGCGGACGGCGGCCAAGGCGGCCCCGCGCCCGGGTACCGGCTCGGTCACCGGCGGGGGCGCCGACCTCGACCCGAGCGACAACCGGCACGAGTTCGACTTCGAGGTGAAGAACACCGCCGACCTCGCGGCCGACGCCGTGTCCCTCAAGGGCAAGGCCGGCGACACCGTGAAGGCCGACCTCGGCTTCCGGAACAAGGGCCCGGCCTGGGTGTCCTACGCGCACGAAGGCACGGGCGTCGCCCGCACCGACATCGTGATCCCGAAGGGTGCGACGGTCACCAAGGTCCCCGCCGGCTGCGAGGGCGTCGAGGCCGACGGCACGGGCCGCAAGCAGAACACGGGCGCCCCGCGCTACTTCTGCTGGACGGACTCCACCCTGGGCGAGCAGGAGAAGGTCTCGTACCCGTTCGAGCTGAGGATCGAGAAGGTCGTGGAGGACGCCAAGGGCTCCGTCACGGTCGACGGCCGGGCCCCCGGCGGCATCCAGGCGCAGGGCTGGGACCCGAACCGGGCCAACGACAAGGCCCTGTTCGTGATCAACGCCAAGGACGGCGGAGCCACGCCGAAGCCGACGGCCTCGACCGGCACCCCGAGCCCGAAGCCGAGCTCCTCGAAGAGCCCGTCCCCGTCCGCGTCGGCGAACACCGCCACCACCGGCGGTACGGGCGCCAAGGCCAACGGCAACCTGGCCTCGACCGGCAGCTCCGTCGGCCCGGTCGCCCTCGGCGCGGCCGTGCTGGTCGCCGCGGGCGGCCTGCTGTTCGTGGCGGCCCGCCGTCGCGGCACCGGGCGCGCGTAA